DNA from Syntrophorhabdales bacterium:
CAGGAGCTTTACAAGTGGTACGAGCAGGAAGGGCTTCCCGATTACAGGCCAAAAAAGCCTAAGTTCGATATCGTCAAGTCGGTCTCCCGTTCCACTCTCTGCCACGTTTCAGTGAGCAGATGGTGCAAGACGTCCAAGTTCAAAGCGTTCTCCAACCAGAGGTCGGAACGATGCGGGTGGCTGACAGCTTCCGTGGCCAAGCGCACAGTGGAACTACTGAACAGTTACGCGGAGAAAACATTTAAACCTGCCCATGCGATTGCGGCCGAGGCCCAGTCGTGCAGGCAATGCCATGACCAGGGCGGGGCGATCGAGAACACACGCGGGATGATGGACTGCGGAGGTTGCCATTTTACCCCGCGGAGCAAGCATCCGAAGATATAGATTCCATCTCTTCCCTTTTTTAGCTTTGTTCCGTGGGAGAACTCTTGCCAAATGTAGTTCTTTTGGCTTAATCTCTTTTACCTAAAGAAACCACCCTCATTGGTACTTGACGTACGCCTCTGCTTCGGCTACCATAGAAAGGGAGACTAGGGCGCCAGGGTTGCGCGGAGAGAAAGGGCAAAACCGGAACACGCATGAAAACATCACATGACATGATCGTAGAGATGTTTCAGCGTTCAGCCTTTGGGCTTACGTTCGAGACTGAGGATATCCTCGGCTATCGCCTGCAGAGCGAGGTGCTGCGTGCCCTCTCCATCGACCTGAAGAAGCAGACAGTTGAATACGAGATCACCCAGAAGGGACTGCCCACAAAACGGCGAACAGAGTACTCTCCCAACCTTAACGAATTGATAAAAAAACTGCCTCTTACCACGGATGCTTTTGACGGGAAATTCCAGGGACTGCGCATCTCCGAACACGGTGTCTCTGTCGCGAATCCGAAACAATGCGTTCCGCGCAGCCGGGAAGATGATCCGTGGGACATGACCAGTTATTTCGATAACACGAACACGGGAAAATTCAAAAACAAATCCGGTCTCAAATTAGCTGACGAATAATCCCGATAACCGGATGCCCTCCAGGGGCAGGCAGTATCGACAGTTAGCTTACGTTAGCTTACCCTCTCAAGCCCCTCGTAGACTATCTCGAACGTTTCCTGCGCAACCTCGTTACCCTTCCCTTCAAAACTCGGCGCCTGGTATTTGGCCGGCCAGGCATTGATCAACTTCCAGGCGGCGATATCGTTACCTTCCATATCGAGGCCAGTAATCGTAATGTTTCTAGGATCGACCTTTCCCTGGACGCCAGAATTGAACCATTCATAAAGGTCTTTCGACTGAGTGAGACCATACTTTAAGATCAGCGGACCGTATTTCGGTATTCCTCCCAGCTGCCTTACCTGGAGAGGATCAGCCCCTTCCCGGTATTCGATGCACTCAATTGCCGCCTCAATGCCTGACACGCAGCAGGGTCTTGTCTCTGGAAGACCATCTATCTCGACTCTGTAACGGCAATTCCTCAAAGGGTCTTTGCGTTGTAGGCTCATAAGAATTCCTCCCACGATCAGAATAACAACCACAATCACCAACAGAAGAAGAACTAGCGGATGTCCCATAATTAATAGATTCCCACGGACAAGCCCTTCGTACCAACGCTACGCGTTCGCGCAAACAGTCCGTGCATTCATCCACGCTTGAAAGCGTGAGGTCCTCTGCCGGCTCGGCGCTGCCCGCAAGGAATCTATCTAGCGAGCACGGCGAGCGAGAAGGGGAGGCTCCACGTGGCTTGCCGCTGGAGGGGGCGACGCGAGCCCCACTAATAGAGAACACCAGACTCCTGCCCGAGTCAAACGAGTCTAATTCCGCTCGTCAGGCGAGCCCAGCTTCAGTCGCAAAAGAGATTCCGGTCAACGTACTTGATATCCTTCTCGTCAAAGTAGCGCAGAGCCCACCCTGACGTCTTGTCCAGTTTCAATACCTTGTCATTCCCCTGGCTATCGGTTTTCTTTGCCCTGAATTCAAAGTGATCCACAAGCCTCACCGCTTCTATGGCGAACACCGTTGCAATATCTGTGTCTTCAACGCATACCAGGTTATCGCCATTGCTTTCCTCACCACCCAGAGCGAGGTTGGATGAACCGAAATAAACAGCCGCCTCCGGCCTGTTAAAATCTACTACCACAAATTTGTGGTGTATGTTGTGGGCGTTGAAGGTCTCCTCTTTGTCAAAAGGCGGGGGCAAATCTTTTACCAGATTCTTGGCATTCACCAGGATCCCCTTTTTCGAGCCCGGCTTATATAAGGAGATGTATTTGGTGGAGTCAGTAATGCCATAGGTGAACAGCCCTTCATTGTTCTGAACAGATCTCAGTGTGGGATAGACCGGGCCGCCGCTGCTCTCATCCAGAGACATGATGCAAAACAGAACCGAACTTTTTGCGCCTGTTATACTGTCCGCCACACCTTTGAGCACCTGGTTCGCAACATCGTCAGGGTGAGGAGAAAAGGTGAACGAGATATTCGGCAGGTTCTGACCCGCGACGTCAAAGGGCTTCGCGGCATATTGCGAGTGTGCGAATGTCTTCATCTTCGCCGCGCCCCAGGATGCTTCGAATACCTGTTCGTAAAGCCCGGCTATCTCTCCGTTAGTGAAGAGCACGACGTGATTGGCGTTCACACAGAATCCTGTTACTGAAAAGTTGGTCGATCCCGTGAGCACTTTCGTGGGCGTACCATTCTCCTTCACAATGATAACTTTATGATGGCACAATCTCGAGAACCTTCCCCGAAACATAGCTGCTGCTCCCTGTTTGGCCGTGTTGAATGTGCTCTCAAAATCCGTTTCACTCGCGTTCTGTCCGGTATGGTCAGTTGAATTGTCCAGGATAACCCTTATTCTCCCCTCTGCTGCGAGTTGGAGGCACAGCTTCCCTACGACAGGCTCATCAAAATCATACGCGAACATATCGGCACTAAGGCTTTTATTGTTCAGCACTTCCTGCAGCAGCGCTATAGTTTTCTGGCGCGCGGTATATCCCAGCCATCCGTAGACATCCTCATAGGTGTACTTGACGCCTTCATTGGTGCAAAACACTGAGGAAGTATCAAAGAGCCAGTTCCCTGTCGGTATGAGATTGTTGTTCTCACCAAATCTGCGAACAAAGGCCTGGGATGTGAGAAATGACCTGGTGAAGCTTATACCCACTGATCGGTCACTATACCTGTCTACGTCTATGTCTACTTCGACGGTAAGGTCCTCGTCGAGCGGCTCCAGCGCATTATTCTGTGCGCTCCAATACCTGGGTGTGACGAAATACTTGTAGAGTCCGTATGATGGATTTGTCACGTTTTGATGAAAGGTACCAGGGACGTGGATCCATCTGAACTTCTGAAAGGGGGCTTTATCCGATTCCGTGAGTGCGCCATCACCCTCAAAGTTGATCCTGTTTACAAGAAAATAGGAATGACCTGACGGGGTTTTGTACCTGATTGAAAAACCAACGAAGTTACTTTTCAGCAGGTTTTCTTCGATATTGAAAGCGAGGAGCGTCATGGCATCTCCCCGATACGCCTTGACCGTTACGCCATTCTTAGCGTTGCGCTCGAACATGTTTTTCCTCCAGGCATCCCTTTTCCCTAGTATAGTTGATATATGGACAAAATCAAGGTGCTGCATTTGACAATTTTATTTGCAAATGTCCCTTGCCGCGCTATACTTGAGAGCCGGTCACAACGAGTGGCGGTTCAGTAACACGTACATAAGGGAGGCATAATCATGAAGGCGCCGCATCCGTTTTGTTGTGCACTAATACTTCTGCTGGGACTCGCTCTATTACCTTCCGTTGCCTGTTTTGCCGCGGGATATCCCGATCGCCCGATCCAGGTCATTCTTCCTCATCCTGCCGGTTCTGTGGCAGACATAACCCTTCGCATGGCAGGCGATGAAATGGATAAGATTTTGGGCCAGCGAACTATCGTGCTTAACAAGCCGGGTGCAGGGACCGTGTTGGGCGCAGATGCAGTCGTCAGGTCAAAGAAAGATGGGTACACTATTTTCTACGGTGGAGCTTCACCCACGATTTACGCTCCGATCACCAACCCCGAGGTAGTTCATTATGACCCGGCCAAGGACCTCGAGCCGTTAGGTTTTCATTTCTTTCTGCCCACCGTGATAGGCGTCAGGACAGACGCTCCTTGGAAGACTCTGGCTGAATTTCTTGATTATGCCAAAAAGAATCCCGGTAAGATTCGCATGACGTCAATCGGCGTCGGCTCGTCAACACACTTTGCGATAGAGGTTTTTCAATCGATGACAGGCACGAGATATACACATGTGCCGTATGAAGGCGGAGAGACGGTCGTCACGGCCGTGCTGGGAGGGCACGCTGAAGCCGCAATGGACGGCTTCCAGAAGCTGAAGCCCCACGTGGACGCCGGAAGGATGAGGATTCTCCTGATCGACCCCAAGATGCCGGCTTATCCTAACATTCCATCACCAAAAGAACTGGGCTACAAACAGAGCCTGCCCGCCTCATGGTTCGGTTTCTGGAATCCAGCGGGCATCCCCGAAGAGGCGAAAAGAGTTCTGGTACCCGCAATCGAAAAGGCAATCAAGACGACGAAGCCAAAGATCGATCAGATGGGAGACATCTGCGAATACAAATCGCCTGCCGATATGAAGAAACTGAGAGACGACGAATACCGTCAGATCTATGATATTGCGGTCAAAATAGGCCTTCGCAAGCAATAGCACGCAGGCACGTCTCCGGCACGACAACCGTTCTTCTGAATCTCCGACACATACGGGTATCGCCATCACCCGGGAATCAGGCGGGTTGCGCATGTTCATAAGAAGTCTTACATTAACCCAGCACAGAACCATGGCCCGGTCACGCAGGGGGATACCGGGCCATCCCCTCGACAAGGCACCTTCAGCATGCTGGACGCATTATTTTCACCCAAGTCGATCACTGTCATCGGAGCTAGCGACAGCCCAGACAAGGTCGGCTATGCCATTTTGCACAACATCGTAAAGAGCGGCTTTCCAGGTGATGTCTATCCGGTCAATCCGGCAAGGGGCGAGATCCTCGGCATT
Protein-coding regions in this window:
- a CDS encoding phage tail protein; its protein translation is MSLQRKDPLRNCRYRVEIDGLPETRPCCVSGIEAAIECIEYREGADPLQVRQLGGIPKYGPLILKYGLTQSKDLYEWFNSGVQGKVDPRNITITGLDMEGNDIAAWKLINAWPAKYQAPSFEGKGNEVAQETFEIVYEGLERVS
- a CDS encoding phospholipase D-like domain-containing protein codes for the protein MFERNAKNGVTVKAYRGDAMTLLAFNIEENLLKSNFVGFSIRYKTPSGHSYFLVNRINFEGDGALTESDKAPFQKFRWIHVPGTFHQNVTNPSYGLYKYFVTPRYWSAQNNALEPLDEDLTVEVDIDVDRYSDRSVGISFTRSFLTSQAFVRRFGENNNLIPTGNWLFDTSSVFCTNEGVKYTYEDVYGWLGYTARQKTIALLQEVLNNKSLSADMFAYDFDEPVVGKLCLQLAAEGRIRVILDNSTDHTGQNASETDFESTFNTAKQGAAAMFRGRFSRLCHHKVIIVKENGTPTKVLTGSTNFSVTGFCVNANHVVLFTNGEIAGLYEQVFEASWGAAKMKTFAHSQYAAKPFDVAGQNLPNISFTFSPHPDDVANQVLKGVADSITGAKSSVLFCIMSLDESSGGPVYPTLRSVQNNEGLFTYGITDSTKYISLYKPGSKKGILVNAKNLVKDLPPPFDKEETFNAHNIHHKFVVVDFNRPEAAVYFGSSNLALGGEESNGDNLVCVEDTDIATVFAIEAVRLVDHFEFRAKKTDSQGNDKVLKLDKTSGWALRYFDEKDIKYVDRNLFCD
- a CDS encoding tripartite tricarboxylate transporter substrate binding protein, whose product is MKAPHPFCCALILLLGLALLPSVACFAAGYPDRPIQVILPHPAGSVADITLRMAGDEMDKILGQRTIVLNKPGAGTVLGADAVVRSKKDGYTIFYGGASPTIYAPITNPEVVHYDPAKDLEPLGFHFFLPTVIGVRTDAPWKTLAEFLDYAKKNPGKIRMTSIGVGSSTHFAIEVFQSMTGTRYTHVPYEGGETVVTAVLGGHAEAAMDGFQKLKPHVDAGRMRILLIDPKMPAYPNIPSPKELGYKQSLPASWFGFWNPAGIPEEAKRVLVPAIEKAIKTTKPKIDQMGDICEYKSPADMKKLRDDEYRQIYDIAVKIGLRKQ